From one Cognatishimia sp. WU-CL00825 genomic stretch:
- a CDS encoding TetR family transcriptional regulator C-terminal domain-containing protein yields the protein MSDTPLKPKKLSRIQQRNRQLIMDAALDVFSKDGFRGSTLDQIAKACGLSKPNILYYFDGKEDIYITLLNRLIDTWLAPLHELNPQGDPLEEISDYIRRKMEMTRAFPRESRLFANEMIQGAPRMKGHLLSGVKPLFDRKTALLQHWMDEGKIASTDARHLLISIWATTQHYADFETQVTVVMDGADNTLDEATEFLLTMFRKTLRP from the coding sequence ATGTCAGACACACCTCTTAAGCCCAAAAAGCTAAGCCGTATTCAGCAGCGCAACCGCCAACTCATTATGGATGCTGCGCTTGATGTCTTTTCCAAAGACGGGTTTCGTGGCAGCACCTTGGATCAGATTGCCAAGGCTTGTGGCCTGTCCAAACCCAATATTCTTTATTATTTTGATGGCAAAGAAGACATCTATATCACCTTGCTCAACCGTCTGATTGACACTTGGCTGGCCCCGCTGCACGAGTTGAACCCACAGGGTGACCCACTTGAAGAGATCAGCGATTACATCAGGCGTAAAATGGAAATGACCCGCGCTTTTCCACGCGAAAGTCGTTTGTTTGCCAACGAGATGATCCAGGGAGCCCCGCGCATGAAAGGCCACCTTCTATCCGGCGTTAAGCCGCTGTTTGACCGCAAAACCGCCTTGCTGCAACACTGGATGGACGAAGGAAAAATCGCCTCTACCGATGCGCGGCACCTGCTTATATCAATCTGGGCAACCACTCAGCACTATGCCGACTTTGAAACTCAGGTCACCGTGGTAATGGATGGTGCGGA